One genomic window of Helicobacter canis includes the following:
- a CDS encoding DUF2059 domain-containing protein — translation MKSTPARIICFVCALFLVSAPLYAEQAAPSKSYKKTFEKFLEISQSNAMLKDISDGKAAEQIIAQITKGQDITKAQKDKVTRIVRDTFSSIAKDLESQILLLYHKYYTEQDLNDLIALYQTPAGKKLANNAVATLRDSQELVQAMVIQYFPKMESQIHQILAESKK, via the coding sequence ATGAAATCCACGCCAGCACGCATCATCTGCTTTGTATGCGCACTTTTTCTCGTATCTGCGCCACTATATGCCGAGCAAGCAGCCCCTAGCAAATCCTATAAAAAAACCTTTGAGAAGTTCCTAGAAATCTCTCAAAGCAACGCTATGCTAAAAGACATAAGCGATGGCAAAGCCGCAGAGCAGATCATCGCACAAATCACAAAAGGGCAAGATATCACCAAAGCCCAAAAGGACAAAGTTACTCGCATTGTGCGCGATACTTTCTCTAGCATAGCAAAAGATCTAGAAAGCCAAATACTGCTGCTGTATCATAAGTATTACACAGAGCAAGACTTAAACGATCTAATCGCGCTCTATCAAACCCCAGCTGGCAAAAAGCTGGCTAATAATGCAGTGGCGACTCTTAGAGACTCTCAAGAGCTAGTCCAAGCTATGGTGATCCAATATTTCCCCAAGATGGAGTCCCAAATCCACCAAATCCTAGCAGAGTCCAAAAAATAG
- the obgE gene encoding GTPase ObgE, producing MFIDSADIFVASGNGGAGAVSFRREKFVIQGGPDGGDGGKGGDVVLCVDNNADTLSNFRGKKHHKAQHGTPGGSRRCTGKNGANLIIKVPLGTQIFNYDSGELLADLDSPSKEVLLLKGGKGGLGNSRFKNASNQAPTYAQKGLPGTSLHLRLELKLIADVGLVGYPNAGKSSLISTLSNAKPEVANYAFTTLTPHLGVVEVDELHSFVMADIPGIIDGASQGKGLGLEFLKHIERTKFLLFVLDGLNDPSTQYSHLAKELASFSADLSTRPFGIIISKLDVAQDLSSKFAALLAIFAQPILQDLDISKPILLESSEQSTQSLPHLPHFILGISSVAHTNTKSLTFLLHKALQDI from the coding sequence ATGTTTATCGATAGTGCGGATATTTTTGTCGCTTCTGGAAATGGCGGTGCTGGAGCGGTGAGCTTTAGGCGAGAGAAGTTTGTCATACAGGGCGGACCTGATGGGGGCGATGGTGGCAAGGGGGGCGATGTTGTCTTATGTGTTGATAACAATGCCGATACACTCTCAAACTTCCGTGGCAAAAAACACCACAAAGCCCAGCACGGCACGCCGGGAGGCTCACGCCGCTGCACAGGCAAAAATGGAGCCAATCTCATCATCAAAGTCCCGCTAGGCACGCAGATTTTTAATTATGATAGCGGCGAGCTGCTTGCAGACTTAGACTCTCCTAGCAAAGAAGTGCTACTGCTTAAAGGTGGCAAGGGCGGGCTAGGCAACTCCCGCTTCAAAAACGCAAGCAACCAAGCCCCAACCTACGCGCAAAAAGGCTTGCCCGGCACCTCACTACACCTGCGCCTAGAGCTTAAACTCATCGCTGATGTAGGGCTTGTGGGCTACCCAAATGCCGGCAAATCTAGCCTTATCTCCACACTCTCCAACGCTAAACCAGAAGTAGCAAACTACGCATTTACCACGCTCACGCCACATTTGGGCGTGGTGGAAGTTGATGAATTGCACTCCTTTGTGATGGCAGATATACCCGGGATCATCGATGGCGCGAGTCAAGGCAAGGGGCTTGGGCTGGAGTTTTTGAAGCATATTGAGCGCACGAAGTTTTTGCTCTTTGTGCTAGATGGGCTAAATGACCCAAGCACGCAGTATAGCCACTTGGCAAAAGAGCTTGCGAGCTTTAGCGCAGATCTTAGCACGCGTCCATTTGGGATTATTATTAGCAAGCTTGATGTCGCGCAAGATCTCTCTAGTAAGTTTGCTGCTTTGCTAGCGATATTTGCGCAGCCAATCCTGCAGGATTTAGATATATCTAAGCCCATACTCCTAGAATCTAGCGAGCAAAGCACGCAATCACTGCCACATTTGCCGCACTTCATCTTAGGTATCTCTTCTGTGGCACATACCAATACCAAGTCGCTTACATTTTTGCTCCATAAAGCACTGCAAGACATTTGA
- a CDS encoding PDZ domain-containing protein yields the protein MKTSLSLRTIPIISLLLGFIYSGAYGLDYSACRAYYKQATSVVDSTRIYSVLYQNKPHLIAFSPSPLRSSRIIKHDPFTGLYLFSGKLAKSYRLKPLDTFAHTLPLAGVNATQAIAGSITNFEKGIFDLGKFSTTLPKDSVISTICYQSYGISAYGQYFIPKILIDRFLSPKGGQYGDIGVRVSANIQSVRDQHPKGVIIEQVDVFFPHKPLLPKDRILSINGHAITSLADFEWLVADLEPRSKAQVKFVRNGRVLEAAVQVDRRYGGGILRDTFFERYGVIIDKDFVIRSIGKPLPFALSQLSVGDKFIWIDKTPIKKDSDFWHFRQLFSQAGLRGQVELLLLHDGVEIFLRSPLR from the coding sequence ATGAAAACATCTCTATCTTTGCGCACTATCCCCATAATCTCCTTGCTTCTTGGATTTATATATAGCGGGGCTTATGGGCTTGACTACTCCGCTTGCAGAGCCTACTATAAGCAAGCAACTAGCGTGGTGGATTCTACTAGAATCTATTCTGTCTTGTATCAAAATAAGCCCCATCTCATCGCCTTTTCGCCAAGTCCGCTACGCTCTTCACGCATTATCAAGCACGACCCTTTCACAGGGCTATATCTCTTCTCTGGCAAGCTAGCTAAAAGCTACCGCCTAAAGCCACTTGATACATTTGCCCATACACTCCCACTTGCTGGAGTCAATGCCACACAAGCTATCGCCGGCAGTATCACAAACTTTGAAAAAGGCATATTTGATCTAGGCAAATTTAGCACCACTTTGCCCAAGGATTCTGTGATTAGCACCATTTGCTATCAAAGCTATGGCATTAGTGCCTATGGGCAATACTTTATCCCAAAAATTCTCATCGATAGATTCTTAAGCCCCAAGGGAGGGCAGTATGGAGATATTGGCGTGCGAGTTAGTGCAAATATCCAAAGTGTGCGCGACCAGCACCCAAAGGGCGTGATCATCGAGCAAGTCGATGTCTTTTTCCCACACAAGCCCCTTTTGCCAAAAGATAGAATCCTATCCATAAATGGACACGCGATCACCTCGCTTGCAGATTTTGAATGGCTTGTCGCTGATCTTGAGCCTAGGTCAAAGGCACAAGTCAAGTTTGTGCGCAATGGCAGAGTGCTTGAAGCCGCTGTGCAAGTAGATAGGCGATATGGTGGCGGGATCTTGCGGGATACATTTTTTGAACGCTATGGCGTGATAATCGACAAAGACTTCGTGATCCGCTCAATTGGCAAGCCCCTGCCCTTTGCGCTATCGCAGCTTAGTGTGGGGGATAAGTTTATTTGGATTGACAAAACACCCATTAAAAAAGACAGCGATTTTTGGCATTTCCGCCAGCTATTTTCTCAAGCAGGGCTAAGAGGGCAAGTCGAGCTACTCTTGCTACACGATGGCGTGGAGATTTTCTTGCGATCTCCTCTGCGCTAG
- a CDS encoding response regulator, protein MLTGKLIVIDEAAQKGKIEQDLNQRVYDFDFSVWDADSGEMAVGEEVEFEVEMRIVTRAKIKPKPIDPDEIPMTKLPNVCIEEFFARENEILLEYKDFVEGHLSLDFLRMRRFLLTAYNDLCEMDNLVENEDLRKAKNEINYLWKEFENYVKKAQYTPAYAFEKIFLSKQAEYIKVEKDIEATQLALNNAKAQCQVLGNNLDASEKRLQRMANSSGRGGQEYLRFEKEVKMMRRTYVDLIQFIATRQEWLAHERERLKKFREVHFQEFVDVYAPMLRDIKNRFVGLLNSKAYDLDSELWDRAKKSQIVRKFFRDARIEGGFSSKTFLRYFLRGLDKNKASPKTKELFSLLKYLEEVSHKNVLVLRSSAVNALKYKEVIEKIDSTLTVSVDKNPISALKLLATTQQDIVVLDEQIGEMSALDFIQNTKQLPQKEPAKPVVFCLVVAKMPDYETAEEARRLGVQYFIPEQNMDALFDSVRMAL, encoded by the coding sequence ATGCTGACAGGGAAGCTGATTGTTATTGATGAAGCAGCGCAAAAGGGCAAGATAGAGCAGGATTTAAATCAACGGGTATATGACTTTGACTTCTCGGTGTGGGATGCGGATTCTGGGGAGATGGCTGTGGGCGAGGAGGTGGAGTTTGAGGTAGAAATGCGTATAGTAACACGCGCGAAAATCAAGCCAAAGCCCATAGATCCTGATGAAATCCCTATGACAAAGCTACCAAATGTGTGTATTGAAGAATTTTTTGCCAGGGAAAATGAAATTCTACTTGAATATAAAGACTTTGTAGAAGGGCATTTGAGTTTAGATTTTTTGCGTATGAGACGCTTTTTGCTCACGGCTTATAATGATTTGTGTGAGATGGATAATCTTGTCGAAAACGAAGATTTACGCAAGGCAAAAAATGAGATAAACTACCTATGGAAAGAGTTTGAAAACTATGTCAAAAAGGCGCAATACACCCCAGCCTATGCCTTTGAAAAAATCTTTCTCTCCAAGCAAGCAGAATACATCAAAGTAGAAAAAGACATAGAAGCCACACAGCTAGCCCTAAACAATGCCAAAGCACAATGCCAAGTGCTAGGCAACAATCTTGATGCAAGCGAAAAGCGTTTGCAGCGTATGGCAAATAGCTCTGGGCGTGGCGGGCAAGAATATTTACGCTTTGAAAAAGAAGTCAAAATGATGCGTAGGACCTATGTCGATCTTATCCAGTTTATCGCCACGCGCCAAGAGTGGCTTGCACACGAGAGAGAGAGACTCAAAAAATTTAGAGAAGTGCATTTTCAAGAGTTTGTTGATGTTTATGCGCCGATGTTACGCGATATTAAAAACCGCTTTGTAGGGCTGCTAAATTCTAAGGCTTATGATTTGGATTCTGAGCTATGGGATCGCGCGAAAAAGTCTCAAATCGTGCGCAAGTTTTTCCGTGATGCGCGTATAGAAGGAGGCTTCTCATCAAAAACTTTTCTTCGCTATTTTCTCCGCGGACTTGATAAAAATAAAGCCTCTCCAAAGACAAAGGAGCTTTTTAGCCTACTAAAATATCTAGAAGAAGTAAGTCATAAAAATGTGCTTGTGCTGCGCAGCTCCGCGGTCAATGCACTGAAATATAAAGAAGTTATTGAAAAGATAGATTCTACTCTCACAGTTAGCGTGGATAAAAACCCCATAAGTGCGCTAAAGCTCCTTGCTACTACACAGCAAGATATTGTCGTGCTTGATGAGCAAATCGGTGAGATGAGCGCGCTGGACTTTATCCAAAACACCAAGCAGCTCCCGCAAAAAGAGCCGGCAAAGCCTGTTGTCTTTTGTCTTGTTGTGGCAAAAATGCCTGATTATGAAACAGCAGAAGAGGCTAGGCGACTTGGTGTGCAGTATTTTATCCCAGAGCAGAATATGGACGCGCTTTTTGACTCTGTGCGGATGGCATTGTAG
- a CDS encoding polyprenyl synthetase family protein: MQYQQSMKEFEQFLQASAPQIPSFHPYFATAFWEMLLYGGKRFRPNLLLAVVSGLRPIMTKNAFLPALALECLHTYSLIHDDLPCMDNASLRRGKPTLHTTYDEVSATLVGDGLNTYAFYLLSCAKLDPSVQIQLVKELAYAGGIGGMVIGQALDCHFENQALPLEQLQEIHSNKTAKLIAASLKMGAIIANAADPLTQDLWDFGLRLGLFFQIRDDVIDAVQEAAQAGKPTRNDGQKNSYVNLLGLAQAKELLQAESSALATSIEAFPKPIAKNLSMLLGDYFKEIV; this comes from the coding sequence ATGCAATATCAGCAGAGTATGAAAGAATTTGAGCAATTTTTGCAAGCAAGCGCACCGCAAATCCCTAGCTTCCACCCATATTTTGCCACGGCTTTTTGGGAGATGCTTTTGTATGGGGGCAAGCGTTTCCGTCCAAATCTTTTGCTAGCTGTTGTCTCTGGGCTACGCCCCATAATGACAAAAAACGCCTTTTTGCCTGCGCTGGCGTTAGAGTGCTTGCATACTTACTCACTTATCCACGATGATCTGCCCTGTATGGATAATGCCTCTTTGCGCAGGGGTAAGCCCACGCTACATACTACTTATGATGAAGTGAGCGCGACCCTTGTGGGCGATGGGCTAAATACTTATGCATTCTATCTACTAAGCTGCGCAAAGCTAGATCCTAGCGTGCAAATCCAGCTTGTAAAAGAGCTTGCTTATGCTGGTGGGATAGGCGGTATGGTGATTGGGCAGGCACTTGATTGCCATTTTGAAAATCAAGCCCTGCCGCTAGAGCAGCTCCAAGAAATCCATAGCAACAAAACCGCCAAACTCATCGCTGCAAGCCTAAAGATGGGTGCCATCATCGCAAATGCCGCGGACCCACTCACGCAGGATTTATGGGACTTTGGCTTGCGACTTGGGCTGTTTTTCCAAATACGAGATGATGTCATTGATGCGGTGCAAGAAGCAGCTCAAGCAGGTAAGCCCACGCGCAATGATGGGCAGAAAAACAGCTATGTAAATCTGCTAGGACTAGCACAGGCTAAAGAGCTTTTGCAAGCAGAATCTAGCGCATTAGCTACAAGCATAGAAGCGTTCCCCAAGCCCATAGCTAAGAATCTCTCAATGCTTTTGGGGGATTATTTTAAGGAGATTGTATGA
- the surE gene encoding 5'/3'-nucleotidase SurE gives MKEILITNDDGFDAAGILALKEALSPLGRVCVVAPAREKSACGHGLSITKPLSLISVGKDSYKLDDGTPADCIYLAYNTLYKEQNRKPDLIVSGINIGCNMGEDITYSGTAAGAMEGAILGVPSMAISQLLKKESDRKCDFSLAKKVAFDLAQKILTHNPLPKRKFLNVNIPIATESKGYKITELGVRLYGNDVAKARNPRNEEYYWLGTHELEWEERSERASDFSAVMSGYVSITPITVDMTSYDDLDMLTKWIDRF, from the coding sequence ATGAAAGAGATTTTAATCACCAATGATGATGGCTTTGATGCGGCTGGGATTCTAGCTCTAAAGGAAGCCCTTAGCCCGCTTGGGCGGGTGTGTGTAGTCGCTCCTGCTAGGGAGAAATCTGCGTGCGGACACGGACTTAGTATCACAAAGCCTCTCTCCCTTATCTCTGTGGGTAAAGATTCTTACAAGCTTGATGATGGCACGCCGGCAGATTGTATCTATCTTGCATATAACACACTCTATAAAGAGCAAAATCGCAAACCGGACTTAATTGTCTCTGGGATCAATATCGGCTGCAATATGGGCGAAGATATTACCTACTCTGGCACGGCTGCAGGGGCTATGGAGGGCGCGATTCTGGGGGTGCCTAGTATGGCGATTTCACAGCTACTTAAAAAAGAGAGTGATAGGAAGTGTGATTTTAGTCTTGCAAAAAAAGTGGCATTTGACCTAGCGCAAAAGATTTTGACACATAATCCCCTACCCAAGCGCAAATTTCTTAATGTCAATATCCCCATCGCCACAGAATCTAAAGGCTACAAGATCACAGAGCTAGGCGTGCGGCTCTATGGCAACGATGTCGCCAAAGCACGCAATCCACGCAATGAAGAGTATTATTGGCTAGGCACGCACGAGCTTGAGTGGGAGGAGCGCAGTGAGCGAGCAAGCGATTTTAGCGCGGTGATGAGTGGCTATGTCTCTATCACGCCAATTACTGTAGATATGACAAGCTATGATGATTTGGATATGCTAACTAAATGGATAGATAGATTCTAG
- a CDS encoding NADP-dependent isocitrate dehydrogenase, with protein sequence MKITYTLTDESPALATYSFLPIAKAFLNHADIQVETSDISLSARILAQFPENLAPNQRVEDALSKLGELVKTPSANLIKTPNISASIPQLKNAIKELQTKGYNVPNFPDEPSNEQEKAVKEKYQKVLGSAVNPVLRQGNSDRRSTNAVKSYAQKNPYRVTPFDKNSKSCVSYMKEGDFFDNEKAVLIESPTTAKIIFKDSSGQKVLKDGLKLEANEILDATFMDAQKLSEFYAAQIEACKKQDILFSLHLKATMMKVSDPILFGYAVKAYFKELFDEFKDELESLGVNANNGVSELLTKIESSPKKAAILAKYNEILQKSAKISMVNSDKGITNLHIPSDVIVDASMPAMLKNGARLWDKDGKECDANAVIPDKTYATIYEAVIEDLRTNGELNPATLGSVSNVGLMAKKAQEYGSHDKTFVAPSDGEFLIVDSSDKVLLTHSVKKGDIYRANQAKFDAVQNWIDLGIERADLTGDKAIFWLDEKRASNKIMIDLVKKRLQEKGKDIAILAPKEACLESLRLIRAGKNAISITGNVLRDYLTDLFPILELGTSAKMLSVVPMLNGGAMFETGAGGSAPKQVEQLVEENHLRWDSLGEFLALQASLEFYAQKQNSPKAKVLADALDTATSQWLDNNKAPSRKVGEDDNRTSHFYLAMYFARALSKQKVDSTISAFFTPIADELESKQDSIRAEFNSTQGVKVDLGGYYKFDDSKAEAIMRPSKSFNAVIERIAKT encoded by the coding sequence ATGAAAATCACTTACACACTCACAGATGAGTCTCCAGCCCTAGCGACCTACTCGTTTTTGCCCATTGCAAAGGCGTTTTTAAACCACGCAGATATTCAAGTAGAGACTTCAGACATTTCTCTAAGTGCTAGAATCTTGGCTCAATTCCCCGAGAATCTCGCCCCAAATCAACGCGTAGAAGATGCTTTGAGCAAACTCGGTGAGCTTGTCAAAACCCCTAGTGCAAATCTCATTAAAACCCCAAATATCTCCGCTTCAATCCCTCAGCTTAAAAACGCTATTAAAGAGTTACAAACAAAGGGCTATAATGTGCCAAATTTCCCTGATGAACCAAGCAATGAGCAAGAAAAAGCAGTGAAAGAAAAATACCAAAAAGTGCTAGGATCAGCGGTCAATCCTGTTTTGCGACAAGGTAATTCTGATCGCCGCAGCACCAATGCTGTCAAATCCTACGCACAGAAAAACCCTTACCGAGTAACGCCTTTTGACAAAAACTCAAAAAGCTGTGTGAGCTATATGAAAGAGGGCGATTTCTTTGATAATGAAAAGGCAGTGTTGATAGAATCTCCCACAACAGCAAAGATTATATTCAAAGATTCTAGCGGGCAAAAGGTGCTAAAAGATGGGCTAAAGCTAGAAGCAAATGAGATTTTGGACGCCACCTTTATGGACGCACAAAAATTGAGTGAATTTTACGCAGCCCAAATAGAAGCTTGTAAAAAACAAGATATTCTATTTTCCTTGCATTTAAAAGCTACGATGATGAAGGTAAGCGATCCTATCCTTTTTGGCTATGCGGTGAAGGCGTATTTTAAAGAGCTTTTTGATGAGTTTAAAGACGAGCTAGAATCTTTAGGCGTGAATGCCAATAATGGCGTGAGTGAATTGCTCACAAAGATAGAATCTAGCCCCAAAAAAGCGGCGATTCTAGCTAAATACAATGAGATTTTGCAAAAAAGTGCCAAAATCTCTATGGTAAATTCCGACAAAGGCATTACAAATCTGCATATCCCAAGTGATGTTATCGTTGATGCCTCAATGCCTGCTATGCTGAAAAATGGCGCGAGATTATGGGATAAAGATGGCAAGGAATGCGATGCAAATGCTGTAATCCCTGATAAGACTTATGCGACTATTTATGAAGCTGTGATTGAAGATTTACGCACAAATGGAGAGCTTAACCCCGCAACTTTAGGCAGTGTCAGCAATGTGGGCTTAATGGCGAAAAAAGCACAAGAGTATGGCTCACACGATAAAACCTTTGTCGCCCCAAGTGATGGAGAGTTTCTCATTGTGGATTCTAGCGATAAGGTGCTGCTTACTCATAGCGTGAAAAAGGGCGATATTTATCGTGCTAATCAAGCCAAATTTGATGCGGTGCAAAACTGGATTGATTTAGGGATTGAAAGGGCGGATTTGACAGGCGATAAGGCGATTTTTTGGCTTGATGAAAAGAGGGCTAGTAATAAAATTATGATTGATTTAGTTAAGAAGCGACTACAAGAAAAGGGCAAAGACATAGCCATTTTAGCCCCAAAAGAAGCGTGTTTAGAATCCCTGCGACTTATCCGTGCGGGGAAAAATGCTATCTCTATCACAGGCAATGTTTTGCGTGATTATTTGACTGATTTATTTCCGATTTTAGAGCTTGGCACAAGTGCGAAAATGCTCTCTGTCGTGCCTATGCTAAATGGTGGGGCGATGTTTGAGACAGGGGCTGGTGGCAGTGCGCCAAAGCAGGTAGAGCAACTCGTAGAAGAAAATCATTTGCGTTGGGATAGCTTGGGCGAGTTTCTAGCCCTGCAAGCAAGCCTAGAGTTTTACGCACAAAAGCAAAATAGCCCTAAGGCAAAGGTGCTAGCAGACGCACTAGACACGGCTACTTCACAATGGCTTGATAATAATAAAGCCCCTTCACGCAAAGTAGGCGAAGATGACAACCGCACAAGCCATTTTTACTTGGCGATGTATTTTGCTAGAGCGTTGAGTAAGCAAAAAGTGGATTCTACTATCTCGGCGTTTTTTACGCCCATCGCCGATGAGCTGGAATCTAAGCAAGATTCTATTAGAGCGGAGTTTAACTCCACACAGGGCGTGAAAGTAGATCTAGGTGGATATTATAAATTTGATGATAGTAAAGCAGAAGCCATTATGCGACCAAGCAAGAGCTTTAATGCAGTGATTGAAAGGATTGCTAAAACATAA
- a CDS encoding class I SAM-dependent methyltransferase, translated as MNLDIESLGQVFTPPHIVSDMLALVQNNGRFLEPSCGNGAFYKNLPSNKVGIELDSSIACEGALQLDFFNYPVSEKFDTIIGNPPYVRFQDIRAHTKELLTPFMSMFDERSNLYLFFIYKCILHLNDGGELVFITPRDFLKSTASVKLNEFLFRTGSITHFVELGDRKIFAKAQPNCVIWRFVKGDFTRKTQCLKEFSCINGQILFTKKAYTTPFNSLFFVKVGAVSGADSIFGNEKWGNVEFVGSQTCKSGKTKKMIYGEYGRDCAYLQSFKTQLLQRKIRKFNEANWWEWGRDYHKSEMPRIYVNTKTRNKKPFFLHPCKAYDGSILAIFPKFKVDSIMLQNLCDKLNDIDWEELSFVCDGRFLFSQRSLENVMLDSSFNALNSLSV; from the coding sequence ATGAATCTTGATATTGAAAGCTTAGGGCAAGTCTTTACCCCACCACATATTGTAAGCGATATGTTAGCCTTAGTGCAAAATAATGGGCGATTTTTAGAACCAAGCTGTGGAAATGGGGCGTTTTATAAGAATCTGCCTAGTAATAAAGTGGGGATTGAGCTAGATTCTAGCATTGCTTGTGAAGGGGCGTTGCAACTTGATTTTTTTAACTATCCTGTGAGTGAAAAGTTTGATACCATTATTGGCAATCCCCCTTATGTGAGATTCCAAGATATTAGGGCTCACACAAAGGAGCTTTTAACGCCATTTATGTCTATGTTTGATGAAAGAAGTAATTTATATTTGTTTTTTATTTATAAATGTATTTTGCATTTAAATGATGGTGGGGAGCTCGTTTTTATCACACCCAGAGATTTTTTAAAAAGCACTGCGAGTGTAAAGCTTAATGAGTTTTTATTTCGCACAGGAAGTATTACGCATTTTGTAGAGCTAGGGGATAGAAAGATTTTTGCAAAAGCCCAGCCAAACTGCGTAATATGGCGTTTTGTTAAAGGGGATTTCACGCGTAAAACACAATGTTTAAAAGAATTTTCCTGCATAAATGGGCAGATTTTATTTACAAAAAAGGCTTACACGACTCCTTTTAATTCATTATTTTTTGTAAAAGTTGGGGCGGTGAGTGGGGCAGATTCTATCTTTGGAAACGAAAAATGGGGTAATGTAGAATTTGTCGGATCACAAACTTGCAAAAGTGGCAAAACAAAGAAAATGATATATGGTGAGTATGGCAGGGATTGTGCATATTTACAGAGCTTTAAAACGCAATTATTACAGCGAAAAATTAGAAAGTTTAATGAAGCAAATTGGTGGGAATGGGGGAGAGATTATCATAAAAGCGAAATGCCTCGCATTTATGTCAATACCAAAACGCGTAATAAAAAGCCCTTTTTCCTACACCCTTGCAAAGCTTATGATGGCTCGATTCTAGCAATTTTTCCAAAGTTTAAAGTGGATTCTATAATGCTACAAAACTTATGCGATAAGCTAAATGACATAGATTGGGAAGAGCTTAGCTTTGTGTGTGATGGGAGGTTTCTCTTTTCACAAAGAAGTTTAGAAAATGTGATGCTAGATTCTAGCTTTAATGCGTTAAACTCCCTAAGTGTCTAG
- the guaA gene encoding glutamine-hydrolyzing GMP synthase: MLHSPHTHSVEILVLDFGSQYTQLIARRLREYGVYTEIVPYFEKLDSIKSKNPKGIILSGGPASVYEEGAYKPDSGVFDLGVPVLGICYGMQYIAHFFGGSVVRAKVQEFGKAVLEISDLHTPLFENIKQDSIVWMSHADKVESLPSGFVELAKSGNTHYCAIADFKRQIYALQFHPEVVHSECGGEILKNFAVKICGADTSWNMRNFAESEIERLREKVSNGGKVLCAVSGGVDSSVVATLLYRAIGENLIPVFVDTGLLRKGEREAVEEMFRENLKVPLIVADAKELFLGRLKGVTEPEQKRKIIGESFIEVFEAEAKKHNTKGEIKFLAQGTLYPDVIESVSVKGPSKTIKSHHNVGGLPEWMKFELIEPLRELFKDEVRALGRELGMPESMLMRHPFPGPGLAIRIMGEVNAADLELLKEADSIFIEELHKWGLYDSVWQAFCVLLNVRSVGVMGDNRTYDNTICIRAVEAMDGMTASFSHLPHAFLESVSNRIINEVAGINRVVYDITSKPPGTIEWE; the protein is encoded by the coding sequence ATGCTACATTCTCCGCACACACATAGTGTTGAAATTTTGGTTTTAGATTTTGGCTCACAATACACACAACTCATCGCTAGAAGATTGCGTGAATATGGCGTTTATACGGAGATAGTCCCCTACTTTGAAAAGCTAGATTCTATAAAGAGCAAAAATCCCAAGGGCATTATCCTTAGCGGAGGACCTGCTAGTGTGTATGAAGAGGGGGCGTATAAGCCGGATTCTGGCGTGTTTGACTTGGGTGTGCCTGTGCTTGGGATCTGCTATGGTATGCAGTATATCGCGCATTTTTTTGGCGGAAGCGTGGTGAGAGCTAAGGTGCAGGAGTTTGGCAAAGCGGTGCTAGAAATTAGCGATTTGCACACGCCATTGTTTGAAAATATCAAGCAAGATTCTATCGTGTGGATGAGCCACGCGGATAAAGTGGAGTCTTTACCTAGTGGCTTTGTGGAGTTAGCCAAAAGTGGAAATACGCATTATTGTGCTATTGCGGATTTTAAGCGGCAAATTTATGCGCTTCAGTTTCACCCAGAAGTGGTGCATAGTGAGTGCGGCGGGGAGATTCTAAAAAATTTTGCTGTGAAAATTTGCGGAGCAGATACAAGCTGGAATATGCGGAATTTTGCGGAAAGTGAGATTGAGAGATTGAGAGAAAAGGTCAGCAATGGCGGCAAGGTTTTATGTGCTGTGAGTGGGGGAGTAGATTCTAGCGTGGTGGCAACGCTTTTATATCGTGCCATAGGAGAGAATCTCATCCCTGTTTTTGTGGATACCGGGCTTTTACGCAAAGGCGAGAGAGAAGCAGTAGAAGAAATGTTTAGAGAGAATCTAAAAGTGCCTTTGATTGTAGCAGACGCAAAAGAGCTATTTTTAGGGCGATTAAAGGGGGTAACAGAGCCTGAGCAAAAGCGAAAAATCATCGGTGAATCGTTCATAGAAGTCTTTGAAGCTGAGGCTAAAAAGCATAACACAAAAGGCGAGATAAAGTTTTTAGCACAAGGCACACTTTATCCTGATGTCATAGAATCTGTGAGCGTAAAAGGACCAAGTAAAACGATAAAAAGCCATCATAATGTCGGCGGACTGCCCGAATGGATGAAGTTTGAGTTAATCGAGCCTTTAAGAGAGCTTTTCAAAGATGAGGTAAGGGCATTAGGCAGGGAGCTTGGAATGCCAGAATCTATGCTTATGAGGCACCCTTTCCCCGGACCCGGACTTGCTATACGCATTATGGGCGAGGTGAATGCGGCGGATTTGGAGCTATTAAAGGAGGCAGATTCTATTTTCATAGAAGAGCTACATAAATGGGGCTTGTATGATTCTGTATGGCAGGCATTTTGTGTGCTTTTAAATGTGCGAAGTGTGGGCGTAATGGGCGATAACCGCACTTATGATAATACTATTTGTATCCGGGCAGTGGAGGCAATGGACGGAATGACAGCGAGTTTCTCACACTTACCCCACGCATTTTTAGAATCTGTTTCAAATCGCATAATCAACGAAGTAGCAGGGATTAACCGCGTCGTATATGACATTACCTCAAAACCCCCGGGAACTATTGAGTGGGAGTAG